The Branchiostoma floridae strain S238N-H82 chromosome 3, Bfl_VNyyK, whole genome shotgun sequence genomic sequence AATGCCAAACTCTGATTGCCAGGCATTTTGCCAAAAAAGCAGAGCTACAAGGGGCCAGAATGAAATGGATACCACAGCAATGATTTAGGTATAAAGTATCACCAACTTTTTAATTGGActtcatgtatgtacattgtctGTCTGCTGTGTTCCTGTAGTCCGAGTGGCAGACGTGAAACCCCCCGCACCTTGCTCCAGGCAGTACGCTCGTACATCCACTTCTCCCAGCTGAGTGCCTGGCTCAGTCAGACTCATGGACAGGCACCTCAAAATGTCCTCTACAGGTCAGTCCACAGATACTCCTCTTTTgtataatctctaagcagatctatTGGGGTAAAGACAGTACGTAGACAGCGTCCAGTAGGCACCCTATAGATATCATTTGGGGTGCTGCCTTCACCCTGGATTGATCTAGAGATTAGTCATTTCAACAACATATAATGTAACAGCCGCCCTTGTTTTGACTGTGCGGAACAACTTTTTCTGATGAAGTTTGCTGCCAAGTCTGGATAAAGAAGAACTTGAATACATGTATTCCTTGACTTTTTGACTGGAAATTAGATCAGCCTGTTCGGCATACAAGGCTTCCCGATAATGTCTAATTCTGAAGTCCATTTCCACATAAAAGGCAGTGGTTTTGAATGCTAGAATAGTCTACTGTGAATTTTAATAGACTGCCTCTCAATGCCTGGTATGGGACAGCTATTGTCAAATGTCTCATGCTTGTGACAGcttaaatgttacatttattggaTCTGTAGATTTTGTTGATTGCTATTGATTGATGCTTAGTTTTGaaattgagttttttttattcatcctCAAGTAATGAGTTGGTCTTATCTTACTTTCTTTATATTACATTAGTACAAGCATACATGTTTGCTATACAAGCAAGTCGTTCACGTACAAACATGTTTAGGGTTTTCCCCAGGGTGCATTGAAATTGCTGACAGGCATACCTGTTGTACCCCAGGTGAGATAGATAACTTTGACTGAGGAATTCTGCTCCTTGCCTTATCAATGTACCTTTCATGTTTCCTTGCAGAGTGTGTGCGCCCGGGGAGGGATACAACGCTCAGTTCCTGGAACAGCCTGAGATTCACCAGTTCCCTGTACCCAGCGTGCCTCCCTCCCGGGGGTTAAAGGTCACCGTGGCCTACCTTCCTAGGAAGCAGTGCATCCCCACCCCTACCTGCAGCCTAGAGCACCACCTGAAACAGTCCGCGAGCGGAGTTCTAGAACAACGGGAGCATGATATTCCGGAATACAGCGCAACACAAAGAGTTGTTTTGGACCCTCCAAAACCAGCGGAATGCAAAACTTTGGATACCAGAATACACAGTCAGGGTGAGAAACCAAACCAGCCTACTTTGTCCTCCACTTCCTTGGCCAGTTATTCGCAGAATTCAGTTGAAAGCACTACTGGGGAAGGTTTCAGACCTGGACTACATGATAACTGTAGAAGAGTGCAGCATTCGAGTGGAAGTAGCTCAGAAGCTACTCCTTGCAATAGCCCGTTGTCAAGGCCTTCGCATCTGCAGTTGCAGCTATGCCAAAATTCACCCAAGCTTGAGTCCTTCAAGTGTCCCACCTTGACTAGTACTCCAAATCAGGAGGTAACGTCCAATCACTTGCTGACACCGTTCGATTTCAGCCAATTGGAAAAGGAGCAGAGAAGCCCCAAAGTTTTGATGACTACATGGGACCAACTACCAAAGCTGTATCAGCCGACTGTTCCGGAACCGGAGACGAAACAATCAACAAATGACTCGCTAGACTTGTTGGAAGACAGTGGTATTTCAGACAGCTCGAAGGGTAAGTCACATTCGTACGAGAGTCCTGACTGGAAAATGAAGAGACTTTCCATTGAAAGCGAGGAAGCCACACCCATCCGGAAACCTAAAATGACGATACCCTCTGAGGAAGACCAGGTTGTTGCAAATATTGCCTCCCAGGTTGATCGGAGAATGTCACCCTCAGAACTCGAGTCATTCCTCCAAACTCTCGCTGCAAAGAAAGGTCGGCAGGATGACAAACTCAAAGGCCAGAACGCAAAATCTAAAGCTTCAACAAGTAGAAAAGAGTCAAGTATACAGCACAATCTGGAGAAATCTCCAGAAAAACAGGAGtgttctcagaaaacttcaggAATTCCTTGGTTCCTCGGGGATGAGGAGTTAAGAATATCGGAAAGCCAGGGCATGCATCAGGGAGACTCTGATTccaaaaaaattgtttgggAGAGAAAAGATGACTTGATGTCAAGGACTAGCTCATTCCAGCCTGCAGAAGAAGTAGCGGTGTGGGAGCAAAAAGAATTGAAACTTTTGGAGGACTCATTGGGTTCCCCAATTGATCTTTCTTCAAGAACTCTTGATGAAGAAGTTCATAATAGACTATCTATACCAGAGAAAGACCATGTAACCTCGCCTACTACTAGTCGGGAGACAGAAGATAAAGTATCTCAAGGAGTTAAGGAGATTCTCACCAAGAAGGGCACCAGAGAAAGGGGTTGGGCCATAAGGAGTCCAACAGATCGACCAGCCTTCCTACCAGGGTTTGCCAAGAGCAAGTCTCTCCTGAAGGATGTCATCAAGAGACCAGCAAAGGTGGCTGAAGAGGTTTGTACAACATACATATGTGCTTCAAAGATAGTCAGAACTCGTAACTTTGTAGGTCATCTGATATTAATGGATTATCAATAATATGAAGAACCAATGATGACTGAAGCTGTCAACCGTGTCTTGAAACGCAGAGGCCAAAGAATATCAATGGATTGGCTCAACAAATAGGATGTGTAAATGGAAAAGCTCCCTAACACCTTCCTAACATCCTGATTTGACTGTCTGTCAACAAACTTCCTTGAGAGACTGTGATTGGGATCAGTTAGAGTAAAAGTACATACCCTATACCCTGTATGTAGCTGAAGTTGTGTTGTAAACAAGGTTGTAAACTTGTGCTGGAAAGTTTCTAAAGTTGCAAAAATTCTTGCACAGGATGCAGAACTGTTGGCGAGAGCAGCCACGGCAAAGCCTATCCCTACACCAGACGAGAAGGCCAAGTTCCGCCGCTCACTGGACAGCTGTACAGACTACGTATTCCACCCCAAGACTGGCCTTCCTGTCAACTCCAGTCCGGTAGGATATTACATTATGTCCATGTGCAGTTTTGTTCTAAAAATCACACGTAGACCACTCAAAATCAAAACTGTAATAATCTTAGGGTCTAAGaatattttttacttttaagTAGCTGTATGAAACACAAAGTAAGCACTATGGTGTACCATAGATACAATGAAGGATGTAGTATGGAGAACAAATTaaaacagaaaaagacaaaGAGATATACGACACTTATAACTAAGATTATTCAGAAAGAGAAAGTTGCATCCATGCAATCTTTGTTGTTCCATTTCTTTTAGAAAGTTTAGGTTATGTCTATCATGTACAAAACTATGACATGTGACTAACCCAATGCTATAGTGATTGCACTACATTGTGTGGCTCAAGAGCTATTGAAACAGAGCTAAGAGTGAGCACCACCATATAATTTGGTGCGGGAAGGACTAACATGTATCTGTTTGTTCCAGGCTCCCCCCAGACGTTCTCAAACCTCAGAAAGTTTTGACTTTGATGACAGTCTGATAGTCAAACAGCCAAACACATGGATGAGAAAGTGAGTGGTCAAAATATTGGAATTTTTATCAATGAagtttcaaaatatgcaaaactcAACTGATAATAGATTTAAGTTTAAATTTACATTTCTTTGGTACATTATACTGTAACTTTGCATAGTTTATCTGTTGTGTCTTTTGTATTGATAGTGTAGTAGTATTTTGTTGTAGTACTGTAGCAGCTGTAGCAGTAGTGGTAGCACTAATTGtaatagttactgtagtagattctgtagtagtagtagaagttaTAGTAAttgtagtagtagcagtagtagtactagttgcaatatttgtaacagtagTACTACATGCAGTTTTGTAGTAATAGTATATTGTTAGTATAacatctttccttggtgctgaactgtatTCCTATCAATGTTGAGAACTTCCTTCATGTCTCTTTACAGCTCCACGTCCTGTGGGCGCCTGGACACGGCTGCGCTGGCCTCTCTGTCCGACCACAAGAAGGTTCTGAGCACGAGCGCGCCGGCATGCGCGGGAATGAGCCTGCTGGGTAATTTTGAAGAATCTGTTCTGAACGGAAGGCTGGAGCCACTTGGTACTGTAGAGGTAGGAATGACACTTCCTTTGATAGATactttacattgtacatctgacatacatgtaactctcCTATTGCTGCCAGGTATTCTAACATTGCCACATTAAAACAACAATGGTGCTATTGAGGCCTTTGGAGAGTGTTTTGAACATCTGGGTATCTGAGGTGTGCATACCTCGTGGGTTACTGATGTTGCATCTGTAAACCTATATTTGGGTACCAGGGGGAATAATGATAGTGATGGTAGTACACAAATTGTAAAGTGTTATTCACTTGAGGAGCTGGGTTGGTGTTAGGCTATGTTATGTTTTGAAGAGCCCCCTAGTGATGCAATTTATCACTGCACCTTGAATAGCTggtgcatgtactgtacatgagAAAAAAGAGCTTTTAAACCATTTATATCAACTACATATCTTGGATACTTTAGCTTCATTAGCTACTGTACAAGATTCACCTCTTACTCTTCAACAGAATTGATTTAGGTGTTAATAACTTTGTAAAAATAAatgctttttgtgttttgtcagGGATTTACTGCAGAGCTGGGAGCAAGCAGTGCCCACGGTTCGTTCTGTCCGCGACACGTGAAGATGAACGTCCAAGCTGAATTCTACGGAGTGTCTGATGACCATGCACCTTCACCATACTcagtaagtacaatgtaccatcATGTCTTTTACAACATGTACAGAATGTCTTTCTACTACAATCCGATCTATTTATCATTCAAACATGGGATATTTAATTTTCTACTACATACAGAGTAGAAAGTAGCTAGCACAACCTGGATAAGAAATAGTGCTACTTCAAAGTTTTCCTTTTCCTAATATTCTTTTGAATGCAGTTTGATTAATTAGTTGTATAAATATAAATAATTGTTGCAATAGGCACTCAAGCACTAGAATGAAATCATCATTTATGATTTCTTGAGAAATGTGATTTCCTTTTATATAAGAAAGCTTTATTGGCATATTTCAGTAGGGTTTATCAGGTTGTCTAATGATGTTTGTATGTGATTTGTTGTAGGGTATTATTAGTCTGGATGGTTTGGGGAAGAAAGGATACCAGGTTCCCAAGAAGGGGACATTGCAACTGGTAagtcagctacaaatgtacacactGTACAGGGATGAAGGTGAGGCATTCAGGTAGAGCATTGTGTAATACAATACGGCCGccccccccggaaaatatgttgggggggtgTCGCCCCCCAGAaaagcaagctgaaaccttgtgtattttttgatgatggaaatttcattaaatcaagctagtctaacggcaaaatttacccgCAAAAATGCAAGAattggcgtttcagagagtcacgatttcaaaatttcgccagacctcccttgtgatgGCCCGCGTCttcggcgcaggacaatatgttgcgggagtgtcgctctcaaaaatcttttaaactgaatttaactatcgtacttagcttagtttataagcagaatgtggcccccaaatgcaggaaatgacgtttcagacggtcaagatttcaaaattttctccggacctccctagtgATAACTTGCACCTCGGGCACTCACaatgacatggtgaaaatttgtgtgggtcatcgcccttaaacaatttctttctttgacaaaaatggcattagatttagcatcGTCTGCCAGCTAAATTTGTCCctaaaaatacaggaaatggcatttcagtgAGTGCAGATTTCAGAATtttcccagaccaaccttgcgacagctcgcaccttcggcacttgaaatcatgaaaatattttgggggcatcgccctcgctactaaaaaccatgtgtctttcttacagaattgccattaaacttagcttagtctggcagcaaaatttgcccgtcaaaacgcaggaaactgcgttttagagggtcaagatttcaaattttcccgtgggagcatgcccccggacccctctaggattgtcgcgccggaggcgcgacggGTGCTACAtgtgctgcaaaattctgtcagtaaagttcgccccccccccatacgaaatttgctgccgccgcctctgaacTGAGAAACAATTCTCTAAACAGTCAATATTTCACATAGCATAcactgtctttcatcagtaactgagaaaataaactttcatcTGTGACTGAGAAAGTAACACTAATTGtcaaaggtagtggatgctgtTTGAAACATTTGGCTCTTTGGAGAATCAAATCTTATTAATGGCGTTCTCTAAATGTCTCATAGTCAATGCAAAAGCTTCAAATGCTTGTTATACAATAGGATGTGATGTGATGCACTTTGATGACAATCATTAGTATtatcgaggcatgaatgtacaataaaggtctttcattcattcattcattattccacgcttttctttgtttatcttttttttttttttacaatttgttcATTTGTATCAGCTTATACTTGCTGAGAACTTGTGTAGATATAGGCATCAATAGTTGCCTCTTCTGCACAAAGTCAATTAACTACGATGCTATTTCCCCCAGACTCTGTTCAACCCCCACCGCACGGTTGTGAAGATGTTTGTGGTACAGTATGACCTGGTGGACATGCCGCCTAACTGCCAGACCTTCCTGCGCCAGCGCACCTACTATGTCCCCGCACACTTCACCAGCGAAGACATCAAGGCTGAGGGACTCACGCCCAGATATGTCGTCCATCTAAGGTGAGTCagttttggcgacacctcatcCCCGTCCGTCTCCAACAAATGAAGCCTTATGCTAGTTATAATCTCCTTGCTTAGCTTTGTAATACCTACTGGAAATCCAGGCTTTTTTCTTGCTAACATTTTACCTAGTACTAAGCCCTATTTTATTTCCATcctgcaaaattgcaagtaaTTAGGATCATTTTTAGTGTAAtcagaaatgtttttttctggaagTAGAATTTGGGTATTTCAAGCTTTAAAAGGCTATGTGTAGAAGGCCAATCTCACCTCagtcaaaacatagaaatgtaaaacaaaaacaaaaacatagatACAAAAATGGAACAAACTCTCTTGTATCTGTTTTAACAGCTATTTTGATgggccagggctcgaaattcatttttgggattaggtgcactggtgcacccagcttaaaaaattgggtgcaccaaaaaatttttgggtgcaccacttaaatttaagtaataacctaagaataaaacttagttacaagttatcaaattcttgaacaagtaccatgacacacattttattatctttctaacactaacatgtcaagaatatgatgtatacttagtaaattgatatctttacatagataaaactaaaaatatttgggtgcaccctgtgcacccacagaaaataattgggtgcacagctccaattttgggtgcacctgggtgcacatgcacccagtatttcgagccctgtgggCTGTCTACATTGGTTTGTTGTGCAGAAATATTGACTGTCTAGCGATGAATGaaaatcaatgtttttttttcttattgtttATCTTTATAGATTTGCAAGTTCCAAGTCTGGAAGGATCTACCTCCACAAGGACATCCGCTTATTGTTCGCTCGTCAGCGGTATGACGTCGATGCTGGCATGACCAACTACGAGTTAAAGTCTTTCACCGAAGTCCCCAAGAATCCGCACTTTTCACCCAAAAAGTGAGGGGCTTCAATGCATCGTGCCCCTCTACATTTTGCTAAAGCAGATAGAAGTTAAAGGATAGATGTTAAAGACCAGTTTGAATGGTGCAAATGTATGAAGACAAGACAAAAACATCTTGGTAAACGAAAGATTAATTTGTGTGGGTCCAATAGGAAAAGAGTGGTAACTAGTTGCTGCATTTTGCACATGAAGTATAAATATAATTGTGCTGTGCAAGTCACTAAATAAGGGACCACGTTGCATGTTAACAATGGCAATCAGTAGGGAAAACTGTGGAATCAATAAGTGTTAGATtgaaataaga encodes the following:
- the LOC118411917 gene encoding protein FAM214A-like isoform X1; protein product: MKPKDGLDSSEMEEPEVDPYELFVDIGMLVTDGRGPEPSLKGRTEGKHCPPPAGSPAHVCSENDSKCVKAMQLKSQMFLLWRNDIPMSVEVLLCPQCCYEQMAADVETLASAYPQSAILLEQWTIQMVAKRPSGRRETPRTLLQAVRSYIHFSQLSAWLSQTHGQAPQNVLYRVCAPGEGYNAQFLEQPEIHQFPVPSVPPSRGLKVTVAYLPRKQCIPTPTCSLEHHLKQSASGVLEQREHDIPEYSATQRVVLDPPKPAECKTLDTRIHSQGEKPNQPTLSSTSLASYSQNSVESTTGEGFRPGLHDNCRRVQHSSGSSSEATPCNSPLSRPSHLQLQLCQNSPKLESFKCPTLTSTPNQEVTSNHLLTPFDFSQLEKEQRSPKVLMTTWDQLPKLYQPTVPEPETKQSTNDSLDLLEDSGISDSSKGKSHSYESPDWKMKRLSIESEEATPIRKPKMTIPSEEDQVVANIASQVDRRMSPSELESFLQTLAAKKGRQDDKLKGQNAKSKASTSRKESSIQHNLEKSPEKQECSQKTSGIPWFLGDEELRISESQGMHQGDSDSKKIVWERKDDLMSRTSSFQPAEEVAVWEQKELKLLEDSLGSPIDLSSRTLDEEVHNRLSIPEKDHVTSPTTSRETEDKVSQGVKEILTKKGTRERGWAIRSPTDRPAFLPGFAKSKSLLKDVIKRPAKVAEEDAELLARAATAKPIPTPDEKAKFRRSLDSCTDYVFHPKTGLPVNSSPAPPRRSQTSESFDFDDSLIVKQPNTWMRNSTSCGRLDTAALASLSDHKKVLSTSAPACAGMSLLGNFEESVLNGRLEPLGTVEGFTAELGASSAHGSFCPRHVKMNVQAEFYGVSDDHAPSPYSGIISLDGLGKKGYQVPKKGTLQLTLFNPHRTVVKMFVVQYDLVDMPPNCQTFLRQRTYYVPAHFTSEDIKAEGLTPRYVVHLRFASSKSGRIYLHKDIRLLFARQRYDVDAGMTNYELKSFTEVPKNPHFSPKK
- the LOC118411917 gene encoding protein FAM214A-like isoform X2; the protein is MEEPEVDPYELFVDIGMLVTDGRGPEPSLKGRTEGKHCPPPAGSPAHVCSENDSKCVKAMQLKSQMFLLWRNDIPMSVEVLLCPQCCYEQMAADVETLASAYPQSAILLEQWTIQMVAKRPSGRRETPRTLLQAVRSYIHFSQLSAWLSQTHGQAPQNVLYRVCAPGEGYNAQFLEQPEIHQFPVPSVPPSRGLKVTVAYLPRKQCIPTPTCSLEHHLKQSASGVLEQREHDIPEYSATQRVVLDPPKPAECKTLDTRIHSQGEKPNQPTLSSTSLASYSQNSVESTTGEGFRPGLHDNCRRVQHSSGSSSEATPCNSPLSRPSHLQLQLCQNSPKLESFKCPTLTSTPNQEVTSNHLLTPFDFSQLEKEQRSPKVLMTTWDQLPKLYQPTVPEPETKQSTNDSLDLLEDSGISDSSKGKSHSYESPDWKMKRLSIESEEATPIRKPKMTIPSEEDQVVANIASQVDRRMSPSELESFLQTLAAKKGRQDDKLKGQNAKSKASTSRKESSIQHNLEKSPEKQECSQKTSGIPWFLGDEELRISESQGMHQGDSDSKKIVWERKDDLMSRTSSFQPAEEVAVWEQKELKLLEDSLGSPIDLSSRTLDEEVHNRLSIPEKDHVTSPTTSRETEDKVSQGVKEILTKKGTRERGWAIRSPTDRPAFLPGFAKSKSLLKDVIKRPAKVAEEDAELLARAATAKPIPTPDEKAKFRRSLDSCTDYVFHPKTGLPVNSSPAPPRRSQTSESFDFDDSLIVKQPNTWMRNSTSCGRLDTAALASLSDHKKVLSTSAPACAGMSLLGNFEESVLNGRLEPLGTVEGFTAELGASSAHGSFCPRHVKMNVQAEFYGVSDDHAPSPYSGIISLDGLGKKGYQVPKKGTLQLTLFNPHRTVVKMFVVQYDLVDMPPNCQTFLRQRTYYVPAHFTSEDIKAEGLTPRYVVHLRFASSKSGRIYLHKDIRLLFARQRYDVDAGMTNYELKSFTEVPKNPHFSPKK